Genomic window (Vibrio pomeroyi):
GATTTCCTAATGAAAGACAAGCAAGCTCAATTTGCTTCTCTTCAAGAGCAATTCGAAAACGGTGAAAACCTAGCAGAAACAATGCAACTGCGTGAAGAGATCTCTGAGCAACACCGTGCTCTAGGTCAAATCAAGCAAATGGCTGAGAAATACGGTTTCGATATCTCTGAGCCAGCTCAAACTGCTCAAGAAGCTATCCAGTGGACTTACTTCGGCTACCTAGCTGCTGTTAAATCTCAAAACGGTGCTGCAATGTCTCTAGGCCGTACTTCGAGCTTCCTAGACATCTACATCGAGCGTGATATCGCTGCTGGCAAGATCACTGAAGAACAAGCACAAGAAATGATCGACCACTTCGTAATGAAGCTGCGTATGGTTCGTTTCCTACGTACTCCTGAGTACGATGAGCTGTTCTCTGGCGACCCAATCTGGGCAACAGAGTCTATGGGTGGTATGGGTATCGACGGTCGTACGCTAGTAACGCGTTCGAACTTCCGTTTCCTAAACTCTCTATACACTATGGGTCCTTCTCCAGAGCCAAACATCACTGTTCTTTGGTCTGAGCAACTACCTGACGGCTTCAAGCGTTTCTGTGCGAAGGTATCTATCGATACTTCTTCTATCCAGTACGAAAATGATGACCTAATGCGTCCTGACCTAGAGTCTGATGATTACGCTATCGCTTGTTGTGTATCTCCAATGATCGTTGGTAAGCAAATGCAGTTCTTCGGTGCTCGTGCTAACCTTGCGAAAACAATGCTTTACGCAATCAACGGCGGTGTGGACGAGAAACTTAAGATGCAAGTTGGTCCTGTTTCAGACAAGATCACTGACGAAGTTCTTAACTACGATGACGTAATGGGTCGCCTAGACACATTCATGGACTGGTTAGCTAAGCAATACGTGACTGCACTAAACAGCATTCACTACATGCACGACAAGTACAGCTACGAAGCGTCTCTAATGGCTCTTCATGACCGTGACGTTCGTCGTACTATGGCTTGTGGTATCGCTGGTCTTTCTGTTGCTGCTGACTCACTGTCTGCAATTAAGTTTGCTAAAGTGAAGCCAATCCGCGACGAAGACGGTATCGCAACTGACTTCGAAATCGAAGGCGATTACCCTAAATACGGTAACAACGACTCTCGTGTAGATGATATCGCTTGTGAACTAGTTTCTACGTTCATGAACAAGATCCGTAAGCTTAAGACTTACCGTAACT
Coding sequences:
- the pflB gene encoding formate C-acetyltransferase, encoding MAEQFAKAWEDFAAGEWQSEVNVRDFIQKNYTPYEGDESFLVSEGTEATNKLWSSVMEGIKQENATKAPVDFDTSVISTITAHDAGYIEKDLETIVGLQTEKPLKRAIIPNGGVRMVEGSCKAYGETLDPMVSKIYSEYRKTHNAGVFDIYTPDILKCRKSGVLTGLPDAYGRGRIIGDYRRVALYGIDFLMKDKQAQFASLQEQFENGENLAETMQLREEISEQHRALGQIKQMAEKYGFDISEPAQTAQEAIQWTYFGYLAAVKSQNGAAMSLGRTSSFLDIYIERDIAAGKITEEQAQEMIDHFVMKLRMVRFLRTPEYDELFSGDPIWATESMGGMGIDGRTLVTRSNFRFLNSLYTMGPSPEPNITVLWSEQLPDGFKRFCAKVSIDTSSIQYENDDLMRPDLESDDYAIACCVSPMIVGKQMQFFGARANLAKTMLYAINGGVDEKLKMQVGPVSDKITDEVLNYDDVMGRLDTFMDWLAKQYVTALNSIHYMHDKYSYEASLMALHDRDVRRTMACGIAGLSVAADSLSAIKFAKVKPIRDEDGIATDFEIEGDYPKYGNNDSRVDDIACELVSTFMNKIRKLKTYRNSIPTQSVLTITSNVVYGKKTGNTPDGRRAGAPFAPGANPMHGRDEKGAVASLTSVGKLPFADAQDGISYTFSIVPNALGKELDSQRANLAGLMDGYFHHEAGIEGGQHLNVNVLNRDTLEDAVKHPEKYPQLTIRVSGYAVRFNSLTAEQQADVIARTFTESL